AACACAGCTCAGCCTCTTATTAAAAGATGCGCAAATAACCAAATCGAAGAGTTGATGGTTCGTATACGCGAGTTACGAGAATCATTGccaaacaaacaaacaccAATATCAATGTCAATGTCTACGAGATTATCACCTATGTATACTTCTTCATTAACTCCACGATTTACGTCCAATTCAATGGTTTTACCAGGTGATCATAATACTACTGTTCGACTAAAACCAAGCTTTCGTGAAGCTTTAATGGAAGATTCTGAGGACGATTTATATCAAATGTATTCTAAATTCGAAATGCAGGTTAAAAAGCTGTCAACCAACTATGGACTTGCAGTTGCTTTTTCCATCGTTCCCATGGATGATGATCAGCCATCACCAAGCATATTTAGCTCCGATGAGAGTTTTTTGATCGTAGAAGGTGATGATTTTTCTCTTGGTAACAGCGTTGAAGAAGATGCCAATGCAACAAGCAAAGAAGATCCTGCCTATCAGAATACGAACGAGCAGATTCAACCGCTATCGAATTTCGATATAAGTCAACaagaatatttaaataatacaagGATTCCATATGAAAACGAGGATTTACATTTACAACACATTACTCAAGGAACTACAGATGATAACAATGTATCCAAGTTTCTTATTCCTTCATACAATGATGCTAAGGAATTATCTGAAGAGGAGATGGGAAGAAGTCATAAAAGGGAAGAATCATTTAAAAGAGCATTTGGTCACGCATCAAGTAGCGAAAGTAGTATTGGAGAGATTACGGATTCTAGGGAGGATATTCAGTCAAACCGTCTTGTTAACGGCTCTTGGgaaaataatgattttactaaggaaataaacaataactTCCCTGATAGATCTGAAACGCCAACGCTCCAAACAATTGAAGCTCCGACCAAACTCATGAAATATACCAGACGCAAAAGTCTGTTTCGGTTTCCATTTTTTCGTTCAATATctggaaagaaaaaagaggaGCCTATGGAGTCCGGAACTGATTCACTTGAATCATCTACGGCACAGATTACGGTCGATTctcaattgaaaatcaaacaGCTTGAAACACAAATCGCAACTTTACAAAAGCAACTGGAGCAATTTCAAACCAGTACTCTCGATCAAGATCTTCACTAAATGTCATTACTCGATTTACTtattaattctttaaagaaACGGCAACTGATCGAAAATCAGTTTTCAAAGCAATACATTATGTTGTCTCTGCAAAATTCTGTATGTTTCGTTAAATTGTGCCTTagttttccttttgaaGAGAAATGCATGGGGAGGCAAAATTACGATGACATGGTCTGTGGCGAGCCATCCTTAATGGAATCAATACTTATTTTGGCTTAGATATGTTCTCTGCGCATACCATTATATTTGGGATTTtactttctctttttaccACCTGAAGTtctgaaataaatttttacgTGCTTCTATAACTGAATTCGACTACGAAAACTAGGATGAGGATGGATGGCTCTGATTTTGAAGATCGAAAAGTTAGTAAACCGAGCCCGGTATTACCTTTTGATGTTAGCAACATTGGTGATTTGAGTCAAGGGGTACACTCACCGTTGGGTATTTCGCATTTCGATTCCAAAAATCCAACGCCATTTGGCAgatcaacaaaaaattctgTTTATGAGTATGAAACAGTTACGCCATATTCAAGATTTAAAGTTGATAAGAAATTTGGATCAGCGACTTCGGTATCTCCAGTTCACACCAAAGCTGAAGAACCTGGTCTTGGTTTAACTCCGATGAATAGTGCGGATTTCTCTAACAAAATAGCTAGTAGATATAGGTCCTAAGTCTATTTGCTTGATTTCCTTAGCCCACCTCCTTTCCAATTCTGACACATTTATTGATTAATCGGGTTATTCAAgttatattttgttttgatcGTTTTTATGACTAAATCGTTTCTATGATTCATCTTCGTGGGTATTGACTATAATGATtaaatttcataattttattttagttCGGAGCATGCTGTTACACACCGTCAATGCTTTGTTTTAGTTTATTAATGAATACCACTAAGGTTTCGAGGTGTATGGAATAAATATTTCCATTTTGCAGAGTATAAAGCTTAGAGATAttaattacttttaataaattcgTGGTTATTTTAATTGAGATAAAAGTGCGGTCGATATGACCATGCTAAATTGCcgtttttaaaagttttgattATCGcatatattattaattaactttttattaattatccTATATGGTTGTATACCTGAGTGTGTAGTCTCTCTGTATTAAAGCTTTTGCTCCGGAATTCTTTTAGACTAAGAAGCTTGCTCCTTAACCTCATGCTTCGGATTGTATGGAAGCCATTAAAAATTCGGTTACCAGTATGGAGACGATATCAATCAAATATATCAATAAATTCTATTAGAAATGTGGGCATCATCGCTCACATTGATGCTGTAAGTATTTCCTACTTTATGGAACTGTTTGAGTACCTTGACCATAAGATTATTTACAACAGAAATTTCTAACTTTTTAATAGGGAAAAACTACTTTGACAGAAAAGATGCTATATTACGGAGGTTTTACTAGCCACTTTGGCAATGTTGATACAGGAGATACGGTTATGGATTATTTGCCTGCAGAACGCCAGCGCGGAATTACTATTAACTCTGCCGCAATTAGCTTCACTTGGAGAAATCAAAGAATCAATTTAATTGATACCCCTGGCCATGCTGATTTTACCTTTGAAGTTGAACGGTCAGTAGCAGTATTAGACGGTGCTGTAGCCATTATAGATGGTAGTGCTGGTGTTGAAGCCCAAACGAAAGTTGTATGGAAACAAGCTACCAAACGCGGCATTCCAAAGGTTATTTTTGTCAATAAAATGGATCGTGTAGGTTCTAGCTTGGGTAGCACCATTCGTTCTATATACACCAATTTAGACTGTCCATATCCCCTTGTACTTCAATTGCCAGTATATTCAGATGGATTACAAGAAAGGAAGTTTTTAGGCATTTTGGATATTTTGCAGcagaaaatgattttgtGGGATACATCTGACAACAAGTTAGGAACAGATGGTACACATGTTCAGGAGCTTCCAATTCCGGAATCACACATGGAGAGATTTATAGAAGCGAGAAATGCATTAGTCATGAGCCTTTGCGATGTTGACGAAACATTATGCGATGAATACCTTGAGAATGAGGATTCACTCGCTTTCACTAATGACcgtttatttaaaattatcaaacaGAAAACAATTTCTGGCAATGTAGTTCCAGTTTTATGCGGATCTTCTCTTAAAAATATAGCCGTTCAGCCCATCATGGATGCGATCATTGATTATCTTCCTAGTCCTGTagaattttatgaaaaaaatgcttcaaaAGAAACGAGTAGTGACAAAATAATCTCCCTGGATAAACGTCCTTTGCTTGCAAAGATTTTCAAGGTTATACATCATGCTTCTAGGGGAATTCTCACATATGTCAGAGTCAATGAAGGGACTTTAAGCCGAGGAATGATGATGTTTAATCCAAGAACTAAAAAGTCAGAAAGAGCAATTCGTTTATACAATGTATTCGCTGACCAGACTCAAGAAGTTGATTGCATTTCCGCTGGAAACATAGGAGTGATTAGTGGGATTAAACAATTTCATACCGGAGATATCATTATTAATAAAGAGaactcaaaaaattttcatgaGTACCTTTCTGGAAATCAAAGTGTTATCAGTATTCCTGAACCTGTTTGCATTGCTTCTATAGAACCTTATTCGCTAAAAGATGAACCCGCACTTTTAGAAGCATTGGCTAACATGAATCGTGAAGATCCTTCATTTAGATATACCCAAGATTTAGAGAATGGACAACTATTGATACAAGGGATGGGCATTATGCATTTACAAGTTTCTTATGAAAGACTGGTGTCTGAATTTGGAGCTCGAGCATCTTTAGGAAAAGTTCAAGTTGGTTATCGTGAAACTTTGATTGATGTAAGCTTTAATTCAGTTACCTTAAGCacagaaaataaagagaaTCTCATTATTAATGTTTACTTAATCCCTATTTCTGATGAAGGAGATGAAaccttgaaaaaatatttttctgaaGGTGAGATCCAAAAAGTTCGAAGTAAAGGGCAAGAAGATGGAGTTTTGTTTTATGGCTGGAAGCCGGAAAACTCGTGTACTTTACCGGATCATCTCTCTTTCCAACGTATTCAAGAAAACATCTACTTTGGAATAGTTGCAGGTCTATCGCATGGGCCTTTACATGGGTTTCCTCTCACGAATTTGCAGTCATTTTGTaccatttcttcttttctatCTAATGACTTTCCGTTGTCACTTTTGACACAAGCATCGATGAAAGCTACCAAAAATGCagtattttcattatacaAGAGAAGTCCCAAAAGTTTCAGAATATTAGAACCTTATATGGATGTTACAATTACAACTCCTGAAGAATATGTTGGTATTGTTTCTAAAGATCTTGTAGGCAAGCGGGGAGCCACGATCAAAGAAATTACAGAGATTGGAAAGAATGCTGCTTCGAAAGACTCGCAGATAGCGATAGGAATATTAGGTGAAAGATATCTACCAGCTGATGAACCTAGTTCTGTTAAAGCAAACAATGCTTCTTCTCTACTACAGAGTTCATCTGTCATTAAATGTATTCGTGCTCAGGTGCCTTTGGAGCAGATTCTCGACTACAACAGTGTTATAAGCTCTTTAACAAAAGGTAATGCAAAATTTCTTATGTCTCATCCTATGGAATCTCAAACTCCCAAGCTGGTCAATTACGGTTCTTCCTTTCATCCTATGTCTATGCAGAGACAAAAACGAATATTTCCTTAAGGTCAGAAATGTGGGTTAATgggtaaaataaatacatagaaaaaaagatataattctatttttctATAAAAATCATCCTTATCATTAAAAAGCTGTATGTTTgacattctttttctatacGTTTCGGTGTATGCATACACACACGTCTGCAACGGAGTTGTGTACATGTTGTCCCCAACGTCAGATGGAACCTACCGTTAGCATATATCGACTATAATTACTACAAAACGCCTAGACGAATTTAATGATGTCCGCTGAGGAAACTGTAACCCAAAACGCTCCTAATACTGTTCAAGATCAAGTTGAAGCATCTGTAGATGCTGCTGTACATGCATCTGCAGAACAATCTAACACACCTGCTCAACAAGCGGACGACTTTCGTGTTTTTGTAGGGCGTTTAAGTACGTCTACCAAAAAGAGTGAAATCCGTTCATTGTTTGAAACGGTTGGTACTGTGTATGTAAACTATTACTGGTTTTAGCAATTTCGAGTTAgaacaaaattttcttatgTTTAAGCGCTAAAGCTAAAGCTCTCTCTATTAAAATCAGTGCATAATTTGGAgttgttgaaaatttactttttagaAGTCAtactttatatttttcacAAAAACGATTTTAAAACGGAGCTATGCGAGCTTATATTTACTCGAAACTATCTGTGCTACTTTAATTATATTTGATCATCTACTAATGCTTTTTAGTCGTAAAGTAACTATTCCTTTTCGTCGTGTTCGCCGTGGTACCCGTCTCGTACCTTCTGGCATTGCTTTTGTTACATTCAACAATCAGGAGGATGTTGACAAAGCTATAGAGACATTGAATGGTAAAACATTGGATGATCGCGAGATTGTTGTTCAAAAAGCTCGTCCTGTCCAAGAGCAACCTATAAAAGATAGGAAAAAGGTAAGTATACTTTAGTTCGCAAAGCTTTTATCAATATCATTCTGACACATTagtcaaaaaataaaaatggtgAAGAACCTGAAACTTCAACTTCTGTCGAAAATGCTGAATCTGCTAAGGGCTCCAgtgatgaaaatgaagctAATACCGCAACAGCTCCTTCAAGTAATGAAGCAAATGGTGTCGATAAGAAACAAAATGAGATCAAAGGAAAGGGTGGGTCTGGTAAAAACAAGGCTAAGCCTTTGCCTCCCAACTCTATTTATGTTTCAGGCCTCTCCGTTACTTTAACAAATGAAGGCCTTAAAGAAATGTTCGATGCTTACAATCCTACTCGTGCTCGTATTGCTGTTCGTTCCCTTCCTCCTTATATTATTCGCCGTATAAAATTACGTGGTGAGCAACGTCGTGGTCGTGGTTTTGGATTTGTGTCTTTTGCTAATGCTGAGGATCAATCCAGAGCTATTGAGGAAATGAATGGAAAGCAAGTAGGTGACCTTACTTTGGTTGTTAAAAGTGCTGTCTTCCGTGAAGATAAgcaaaatgatgaaaatgaaaaaaatgaaaacgaACCTATTGAGGCTTCAGAATCTGCTCCCACTAACGTGTCTGATTCTACTGAGCCCAAAGCATCTGAGGTTGACtcagaagaaaaatcaGGCGTTACTGCTAGTGCTATAACTGCCTAAAAGTTAAAATATGATTTGTGATTATTCCTGGCTCTTCGTTCCTTTTATAATGAGCCTCGCCATTATACTTATATATGTCCCGAATACCCTCATGTTTCCGCACGTCACGTTCTCTCCCTTAGCATGGAACCCATGCATGTTCCTGGTAAAAAGTTGCAGCTTTGTAGACTAGACTATATTCATTGCTTGGAGTTCTGTGCCTTATATATTTTCCGTTTGTATCAAAAATACATTCGGGCctattgttaaaaatagttttgCATCTTTGTACATTTGAAACGTTAAAGTGCTTCaagtaaaaatatacattttcttccaaaatTGTGAACGTTGTAATAATTGATTCACGCAAAATATAAGTAACTAGTTAAACGAATGTTATAGGCTTCTTAAGATTTAGAATCTATTGTGCTGCAATGTCTAAAACACAGGTGAGTATTAAATAACTTAAGTGCTTTGAGTCACATAAAAAGAGTCAGAGGATGCATTGTGAAGCATAGTTATTCAAAGAGAGCAGAAGTCTTTAATAACTTTAGCAATATAATAGAAATCTGATTCTTCTAAATACACCGCACCGCTAAGTCTAGTGtaaaattttcctttaaattCCATAAATCGAAGGAATGTATTATATTTAGGCCAAAATACTTTCTGTGTTTCTATGGAGGGAATGTTGCGTAAGGGAACTTCGACGTTTACCATTGCAACTGGGTATGGAGGTTTGATAAAGGAAGTGCCCAGTTCTTTAGAAATAATTTCGGCTCCCTTTAAAGCTATTTCATGACAATATTGTTGAATCTTTTCTTCCCCTCCAATGGATTTTCGAAACTTAATAGCCTCACCAACAGCTATAAACTTAGGTAAATCTTGCTTGAAAGAATTGACAAACCGATTGGTAAGAGTATCTACGGCAATTGATTCCTTTTCTCTTAATCCATAACCGTATGAGAGAGGAAGTGCTTCGATGAGATTGTGATTTTTAGCTGAGACATAGAGTACAGTGCATGCAGCTGGTGAGTTTAACCATTTATGAGCAttggtaaacaaaaaatcagGATCAACATTAGCCAAATTCATAGGAATATGACCTATGGCATGAGCACCATCAATAATGCTAACAATATTATACTTTTTACAAAGCTTTACGACTTTTTCCCAAGGAAACAAGATAACGGGCATAGAACTTAAAATATCACAGATAAATGCTCTCGGCTTGGACTGCAAAAAACGCTGTTCTACTTCTTTAAGGAATAGatcttcatcaatttcCACCCCAACATCGATAACGTCTAATCGTAAATTATGCTGATTCTTTGCAAAATCAGCGGCATATGTACAAGTAGGATAGGCAACATTTAGCATCAATATCTCATCATTCTGTTCCCACGGAAATGTCAACAAAACCGTACTAATCCCATCTGTAGCGGAATTGCAAAAAACTATATTACTTGAATCCGCGCCTATCAGCTTGGCAACTTCATTTCGAGTAGCCTCCATGTACATCGGCATATAGGCATTGCACATAAAATCTGGCTTGCTCTGAGCTTCCTTTAAAAGTTGGACATGTTTATTGTAAACAGCAAGAGATTCTGTTCCACAACTTCCGTTATTTACATTCACGTAATCGGGATCAAGcataaaatgctttttcatttcatgGCCGTAGACGTTGTTTTCAGccatttataaaattaaatcacAGTGAATTTCGGAACTCCCAATTTGTAGTTAAGTAGACAGTCTAACTTTGTATGTTTCCGTTTTGGATTACAATAATTGAATAATAATGACGATAGTTTGCTTGCTATAAAATGTCACAATGGcttattaacaaaatagTGTATCGTCAGGCTAAAGGAAACCGTTGGCGGTTAGGTGCTAATGAAATGATTAATATTAGCGGATAACGGAATTAATATACTATCAAAAAACAGACGATCtttgaaattataaagATTTCTATCATAATGataacaataattttacAAGAAAGATACTTATAATCTACGTTTTTTGGAGATACGATAAGACTGATCTGATCTACAAAAGATCATGGCTTCAGAACTTTTTTCGAACATATCCGTTACTCTATCATTTCTTTAGCATCCCCATTGACTTTACAAAAACTAAAACCAGCGcttaatcttttttaaatctctCGTTGTCAAGGTTTTACTGAAGGTTGTTGCGAGACGGATTAAATAGTTTACTCCATTCCATTTAGAATGTGGGGAGCTAATTAAGGATCtttaaagataaatttgTACGATTTAATCAAAGAAATGTTGTATTTTAAGATTTTGTATgtaattaacaaaatttgtCGCAAAACAGTCTTTTTGCTCagttatattattattactCAATTAAAGAATGTAACCTGCTGTTATTGGTATCTAAATCGCTTCCTTATTAaagttgtttatttataaagtaaatttaaaaaaatcatggTTCATATTCCTGTTAAAATAGGATTGCATTTTCGTAGACTCGTATTTACTTCAAAACAATCTggtaatttatttcttcaacagTTTCAATTCTAAAACAATTGATAAGTTTACTGTATATTTTACTTCATATTAAAAGATATCATTGCATTCTTTTAGCGGTGATTTCAATCAAGCCATTATAGCGTAAATTACCCATCAAGGAACTTTAATATGTAAGCAACAGAACTAATTACTCCAAAAATTCAGATCATATATAATTACTTTAAATCTAGTTAAATGTAAGTGAAGTACCAAATCATAAGGAAAGGAGTCACTTTGTAATCAATGTATGCAAAATCATAAATCGTAGTTTTCGCGATTTAAGCCAAAAACTCAATTACTCGACCAGCGAGACGTAAAACACAATGTTTTATTGAGCAGACTCAATGAAATTTATCAATCTTTTAGACTCTTCCTTCCAGTCCATTTGATTAATTGACATCACTGTATAGCGTACTCGCATTTCACCTTTAAAATTGTCTTGCTTAGCACGACATTGAAAGATATATGGCATATAGCAAGCTTCTGCCATACAATTCATAAAGGCATTTTCGTCGTTTTCTTGTAGATCATTCAATTCGTCTGCCGTTTTATGCATGATTAATTTACCGACGTCGTCAAAGACGTTGAGCCAGAGTTGTCCCGTATGATCACCTACAGCAATAGTTATAATATAACGGTATTGAGGAGCATCATATTCTTTATTACATTTCTCACATCGCCAGGAGCCACCTTGATCAAAAACCTTTTTGTTGCAATCAGCAGCAGGGCAAGCAGGATATGACACGTTTTTCTTTcgaatgtaaacaatggTGCCCTTTAAGCTAAAATAATCGGGTGTTTCTGACATTCCCAGATGTTCGGCTTGAACCTCAGCAATATTTTTACGTTCAGCACTCCTTCCAGTAGTAGATAAAGTAGATGAAATTACGCTATGTTTGGCAAATTCCTGCCCTCTACCCTGTCCATCATACCAACCTTTTAACAAATGAGATTCCTGGATATCTGGATCTACCGACATGGTGCTGCTAGTTAACATTGACAAAGAGCGTCCTTGAAAGTCATTAACTTTAACTCCTTTGAAAGCGAGAATACTTTCTTCAGAAACAGAGAATTCAATAGCTGTCTTTCCCCAAAGCGTAACACGCATTTCATATCCTGTTTGGTCAACGATAGTGATATCACGCTTGTCAAATCCACGAGAAGTTGCACGACTGGTAATTTGTTGAACTGGTCCAACGTTTTGGAGTACACCAATTACATCGATAACAGCATCTTTGGCAACATCGCCGACTTCTTGTAGAGAAACAAAACTAAACTTCGCAACGGGGACGGCAGTTTGATCCTCAGCTTTCCTTATTTCAGTATCACGTTCAAACATCAGCTCATACTCGTTTTGAACATTGgtatattgtttttttgcaatgttCACACGACAACGAGATATATAATAAACCGAACCTTCCTGTAAGATATCATAAAAAGCATCAACCTGGTCATTAAAGCCTGTTGCACGAATCTCCCCACTTTCATCGAGTAAATTTACGCTAAAAAGCTTTCCTTCACCTCGTTGATTATGCCAATGTTTAACCTCAGATTTGTTAGTAACACGGGCACGAATAGTCCATTTATTCTGATATGGAGAGAGACCTTCAATTGGGTAGATTATTGTGCTAAGGCTATTCGGCGCTGCTGGCTTCTTCATCATGGGAGGTGGAGCCGGTGCTGTAGCTGCAGCATTGTTTCCATAAAATGAGTTAGTGCTTGTCGAAATACCTGTTCGTGGTGCGCTAGCATTGTTTTGCTCATTTTGCTGCTGCCGTAAAGCGTCAACTGTTTCTAAACCAGCGGGATTACCAATTTTATCCATTACGCCAAGTTCAGTTAAAACATTCAAACCAAGaacaatcaaaatttttctttctttcataACGTTTACAGTGAATTGGGTAAGCTGTACGAACGCTCCTTTTTGAAGTTTATTTTCGGCAACCAAATGGTTCAGCTGGGTGCTTAACATAGATTGCGCATAATTGATTGAATCGGAAAGGACAACACGATATCTTTTAGGAGCACCAGAAGTTGGATTTGAGTTTAGCTCCTTCACGGTTAAGACTTGGAGAATTGGATTAGGAGGAAAAGACGAAGCATCGGATGTACTAAAGAAACGTGTTAACATCCCAATTTGTCGAAATCTTTTGAGTATATAATTTGGACAGTTAACTTACTTGATTATACGAAGTGCACCCACGGATAATCGCTCAGCCATGTTTgcaaattcttttttttttaattagtGGTTGGTTTAAGGCAAAAGAACGAAGCCGCGTCGCGTTATCCCAAATGAAAAACGCGAACGCGTCATGACGCGTCGTAACACATTTTAATATTACGCGTAACTTTAAGATGTGTTGTTTGTGTACGTGCATGTCAACAATGGTTGTTTACTTTCAAAGTTATCCTTTGCGCACAACACATTGCTATAGAAAAGCCCTTAAAAGCTGAAAAGAATAGTAGTGTTATTTAATTCTCtacaaaaggaaataaatcCTTTGtgattttccttttgttgGAAGAGTTGAACTACATTATCATCTgcatattatttattatttaggAAAACCGGAGATATCAAAGTGAAAACGGGATTTTAACAGCTaataagcaaaaaaatataactttatttacattcaGGTTTCAGTTAAAGATGGATTCATCAACCACCATCCCAATTACTCCAACGCGAACAccatgtttttttaatatatccTCTTCGTTTAATGAGCATTCTCCATTAAATTTCTACGATGAACccatttacaatttttcgTCTGGCCATGAAGAAAATCAGAGCCATAAGTCATCAAAACTGACATTCTTTAAACCTTCCAATACAAAAAGAAGTCCACATACCCCTATGCAAAATAATGCAAAAGCCATCAGATTATCCACTACAGTTCGCCACGgaatttttaagaattCAGATCTCGATGGGTGTAGCAAACCATTTGCATTTTCGAGCGGCTTGAAgttatccaaaaaaattgtggATGCTTCAACGccaattgatttaaaacGAAAAAGGGCGGTGACTTCTTTAAGCACAGGACTGTTATCAAAACGTGAAAAGTGGTCATTATGGGAAGGGAATTTGACTAATCCAAGAAGTGAACAACCTCATACACCTTGTAAAAAGGGaacgaaaataaaattaaaaccaCCTCAATCTCCGCTGTCACCCACTACCTCTCTTTTAGCTCGCAAATGTAAACATATCGACCTAGATACTTTTAGTCGGTTGGATCATCCAAACTCTGACAGCTCGGATGAAACGTTTGAAATGGAAGAACTTCCTTCTTTGTCTTATGGTTCAGAGGACTTGTTGGAATTTTGCGAAACGCCTTGCAAGAGTCAGCCTATTTTCCTTTCAAGTTCCCACGTTAATAACTGGGATGAGAAAGACGTACCTTCTTCATTAAGTTGGACACCTACCagtccaatttttttaaacatcAACAGCGCAGATGATTAcgaagaagaggaagattGGACTAGTGATCTTCGAATTCGATTCCAACAAGTTAAGCCGATACACGAGAGtgatttttcatttgtatATCATGTGTCTTCGATCAACCCACCTACTGAAACGGTTTACGTtgtaaaaatgttaaaaaaaaatgcagcCAAGTTTACAGGAAAAGAGCGTCACTTACAGGAAGTATCTATTTTGCAACGCTTGCAAGCATGTCCATTTGTAGTAAATCTAGTGAACGTTTGGAGCTACAAtgataatatatttttgcaattaGATTATTGTGAAAACGGAGACCtaagtttatttttaagcGAATTGGGATTATTGCAGGTCATGGATCCTTTTCGCGTGTGGAAAATGTTGTTTCAACTAACTCAAGTAAGTTATTACATATTTAAAAGTCGCGTTCCACAGACACGTCATTTGAATTCACTAACCGAACATAGGCATTAAATTTCATTCATCTTTTAGAA
This region of Schizosaccharomyces pombe strain 972h- genome assembly, chromosome: II genomic DNA includes:
- the atg38 gene encoding protein Atg38; this encodes MVRYSLRKAHEYARDGENQEVLGEISQAIMYYGLAKSQFEKICQNTAQPLIKRCANNQIEELMVRIRELRESLPNKQTPISMSMSTRLSPMYTSSLTPRFTSNSMVLPGDHNTTVRLKPSFREALMEDSEDDLYQMYSKFEMQVKKLSTNYGLAVAFSIVPMDDDQPSPSIFSSDESFLIVEGDDFSLGNSVEEDANATSKEDPAYQNTNEQIQPLSNFDISQQEYLNNTRIPYENEDLHLQHITQGTTDDNNVSKFLIPSYNDAKELSEEEMGRSHKREESFKRAFGHASSSESSIGEITDSREDIQSNRLVNGSWENNDFTKEINNNFPDRSETPTLQTIEAPTKLMKYTRRKSLFRFPFFRSISGKKKEEPMESGTDSLESSTAQITVDSQLKIKQLETQIATLQKQLEQFQTSTLDQDLH
- the mug168 gene encoding protein mug168, translated to MRMDGSDFEDRKVSKPSPVLPFDVSNIGDLSQGVHSPLGISHFDSKNPTPFGRSTKNSVYEYETVTPYSRFKVDKKFGSATSVSPVHTKAEEPGLGLTPMNSADFSNKIASRYRS
- the mef2 gene encoding mitochondrial translation elongation factor G — encoded protein: MLRIVWKPLKIRLPVWRRYQSNISINSIRNVGIIAHIDAGKTTLTEKMLYYGGFTSHFGNVDTGDTVMDYLPAERQRGITINSAAISFTWRNQRINLIDTPGHADFTFEVERSVAVLDGAVAIIDGSAGVEAQTKVVWKQATKRGIPKVIFVNKMDRVGSSLGSTIRSIYTNLDCPYPLVLQLPVYSDGLQERKFLGILDILQQKMILWDTSDNKLGTDGTHVQELPIPESHMERFIEARNALVMSLCDVDETLCDEYLENEDSLAFTNDRLFKIIKQKTISGNVVPVLCGSSLKNIAVQPIMDAIIDYLPSPVEFYEKNASKETSSDKIISLDKRPLLAKIFKVIHHASRGILTYVRVNEGTLSRGMMMFNPRTKKSERAIRLYNVFADQTQEVDCISAGNIGVISGIKQFHTGDIIINKENSKNFHEYLSGNQSVISIPEPVCIASIEPYSLKDEPALLEALANMNREDPSFRYTQDLENGQLLIQGMGIMHLQVSYERLVSEFGARASLGKVQVGYRETLIDVSFNSVTLSTENKENLIINVYLIPISDEGDETLKKYFSEGEIQKVRSKGQEDGVLFYGWKPENSCTLPDHLSFQRIQENIYFGIVAGLSHGPLHGFPLTNLQSFCTISSFLSNDFPLSLLTQASMKATKNAVFSLYKRSPKSFRILEPYMDVTITTPEEYVGIVSKDLVGKRGATIKEITEIGKNAASKDSQIAIGILGERYLPADEPSSVKANNASSLLQSSSVIKCIRAQVPLEQILDYNSVISSLTKGNAKFLMSHPMESQTPKLVNYGSSFHPMSMQRQKRIFP
- the tcg1 gene encoding single-stranded telomeric-binding protein Tgc1, whose protein sequence is MMSAEETVTQNAPNTVQDQVEASVDAAVHASAEQSNTPAQQADDFRVFVGRLSTSTKKSEIRSLFETVGTVRKVTIPFRRVRRGTRLVPSGIAFVTFNNQEDVDKAIETLNGKTLDDREIVVQKARPVQEQPIKDRKKSKNKNGEEPETSTSVENAESAKGSSDENEANTATAPSSNEANGVDKKQNEIKGKGGSGKNKAKPLPPNSIYVSGLSVTLTNEGLKEMFDAYNPTRARIAVRSLPPYIIRRIKLRGEQRRGRGFGFVSFANAEDQSRAIEEMNGKQVGDLTLVVKSAVFREDKQNDENEKNENEPIEASESAPTNVSDSTEPKASEVDSEEKSGVTASAITA
- the egt2 gene encoding ergothioneine biosynthesis methyltransferase Egt2, whose protein sequence is MAENNVYGHEMKKHFMLDPDYVNVNNGSCGTESLAVYNKHVQLLKEAQSKPDFMCNAYMPMYMEATRNEVAKLIGADSSNIVFCNSATDGISTVLLTFPWEQNDEILMLNVAYPTCTYAADFAKNQHNLRLDVIDVGVEIDEDLFLKEVEQRFLQSKPRAFICDILSSMPVILFPWEKVVKLCKKYNIVSIIDGAHAIGHIPMNLANVDPDFLFTNAHKWLNSPAACTVLYVSAKNHNLIEALPLSYGYGLREKESIAVDTLTNRFVNSFKQDLPKFIAVGEAIKFRKSIGGEEKIQQYCHEIALKGAEIISKELGTSFIKPPYPVAMVNVEVPLRNIPSIETQKVFWPKYNTFLRFMEFKGKFYTRLSGAVYLEESDFYYIAKVIKDFCSL
- the ssb1 gene encoding DNA replication factor A subunit Ssb1; amino-acid sequence: MAERLSVGALRIINTSDASSFPPNPILQVLTVKELNSNPTSGAPKRYRVVLSDSINYAQSMLSTQLNHLVAENKLQKGAFVQLTQFTVNVMKERKILIVLGLNVLTELGVMDKIGNPAGLETVDALRQQQNEQNNASAPRTGISTSTNSFYGNNAAATAPAPPPMMKKPAAPNSLSTIIYPIEGLSPYQNKWTIRARVTNKSEVKHWHNQRGEGKLFSVNLLDESGEIRATGFNDQVDAFYDILQEGSVYYISRCRVNIAKKQYTNVQNEYELMFERDTEIRKAEDQTAVPVAKFSFVSLQEVGDVAKDAVIDVIGVLQNVGPVQQITSRATSRGFDKRDITIVDQTGYEMRVTLWGKTAIEFSVSEESILAFKGVKVNDFQGRSLSMLTSSTMSVDPDIQESHLLKGWYDGQGRGQEFAKHSVISSTLSTTGRSAERKNIAEVQAEHLGMSETPDYFSLKGTIVYIRKKNVSYPACPAADCNKKVFDQGGSWRCEKCNKEYDAPQYRYIITIAVGDHTGQLWLNVFDDVGKLIMHKTADELNDLQENDENAFMNCMAEACYMPYIFQCRAKQDNFKGEMRVRYTVMSINQMDWKEESKRLINFIESAQ